One genomic window of Methanosalsum zhilinae DSM 4017 includes the following:
- a CDS encoding sugar phosphate isomerase/epimerase family protein gives MIGISTYAYRQFPLYQALETIEGKVQCAEIFSEGPHDILKDTETPLSFNLKYAVHAPCTDLNIACIREPIRKASVELVGQMLDACQRIDADVMVLHPGYFTYSIDVEQALDSLSRSLEEMESFTQETGVKICIENMPADWNCFVFQQPDLDLKAHHLALDIGHAATTGRLNEFLEMPVSHFHVHDNNGLSDEHLPVGSGSIDFKAIASALRNNRAMKILEHHSDNDVMLSLESIENEGMVLA, from the coding sequence ATGATCGGTATTTCAACGTATGCATATCGCCAGTTTCCTCTTTATCAGGCACTGGAAACTATTGAGGGAAAGGTCCAGTGCGCAGAAATATTTTCTGAAGGTCCACATGATATTCTAAAAGATACAGAAACCCCTCTCTCTTTTAATCTCAAATATGCAGTGCATGCACCCTGCACTGATCTTAACATAGCATGTATAAGGGAGCCTATACGAAAAGCAAGTGTGGAACTTGTAGGGCAGATGCTGGATGCCTGCCAGAGGATAGATGCAGATGTGATGGTTCTGCACCCAGGCTATTTCACCTATTCCATTGATGTTGAACAGGCCCTTGATTCGCTTAGCAGGTCACTTGAAGAAATGGAGTCATTTACACAGGAAACCGGTGTAAAAATATGTATTGAAAATATGCCAGCTGACTGGAACTGCTTTGTTTTCCAGCAACCAGATCTGGATCTTAAGGCTCACCATCTTGCACTTGATATAGGGCATGCAGCAACAACCGGAAGATTGAATGAGTTTCTGGAGATGCCGGTGTCTCACTTTCATGTACATGACAACAACGGACTCTCTGATGAACATCTTCCGGTTGGGTCAGGTAGTATTGATTTTAAAGCTATAGCCAGCGCACTGAGAAATAACAGGGCAATGAAAATACTCGAGCATCACTCTGACAATGATGTAATGTTGAGCCTTGAGTCGATTGAGAATGAAGGTATGGTCCTGGCATGA